A window of the Pseudomonas gozinkensis genome harbors these coding sequences:
- a CDS encoding TIGR02444 family protein, with amino-acid sequence MSSDLWSFALAVYARPGVEDACLRLQSAGASVCLMLCGLWLEQRDATCEEARARQLLELTEPWDREVVQPLRTLRMQWKTLADTDPVLKGMREQIKGLELEAERALLSRLEGAAQGWKRNSKESSDWLEVLAGPAANLNRDALQVLRVAATGA; translated from the coding sequence CTTTGCCCTTGCCGTCTACGCCCGTCCCGGCGTGGAGGATGCCTGTCTGCGCCTGCAATCGGCGGGGGCCAGCGTGTGCCTGATGCTGTGCGGTTTATGGCTGGAACAGCGCGATGCGACCTGTGAAGAGGCCCGCGCGCGGCAGCTTCTGGAACTGACAGAGCCCTGGGACCGGGAAGTGGTGCAGCCGTTACGCACATTGCGCATGCAGTGGAAAACCCTGGCCGACACCGATCCGGTGCTCAAGGGGATGCGCGAGCAGATCAAGGGATTGGAGCTGGAGGCGGAGCGTGCGCTGCTGTCACGACTTGAAGGTGCCGCGCAGGGCTGGAAGCGTAATTCGAAGGAATCGAGTGACTGGCTGGAAGTGCTGGCTGGCCCTGCGGCCAACCTGAACCGCGACGCGCTGCAAGTGCTGCGCGTCGCGGCGACCGGCGCTTAG
- a CDS encoding AlgP family protein: MSATKKPVNTPLHLLQQLSGSLLEHLENACSQALADAEKLLAKLEKQRGKAQEKLHKSRTKLQDAAAAGKAKAQTKAKAAVKELEDLLDALKDRQSDTRSYILQLKRDAQESLKLAQGVGRVQEAVGKALSLRSAKPAAAPAKKAAAKPAAKAPAKAPAKAPAKAPVKAAAKPAAKKPAAASAVKPAAKTTAAKPAAAKPAAAKPAAKPAAKTAAAKAAPARTAAAKPAAKPATKVAAKPAAKPAAKPAVKAAAKPAAKTAAAKPAAKTAAKPVAAKPAAKAAAKPAVKAAAKPAAKPAARPAAAAKPATTAAKPATAAKPAAKPAAKTAAKPAVKKPAAAKPAVKPATAPAAKPAAPATPAATAAPASAATTSTTATTPSPAPVSSVASNPSSAS, encoded by the coding sequence ATGTCGGCCACCAAGAAGCCTGTAAACACTCCGTTGCATTTACTCCAACAACTCTCGGGCAGCCTGCTCGAGCATCTGGAAAACGCTTGCTCCCAAGCCTTGGCTGATGCTGAAAAACTGCTCGCCAAACTGGAAAAGCAACGCGGCAAGGCGCAAGAAAAACTGCACAAATCCCGCACCAAATTGCAGGACGCAGCAGCAGCCGGTAAAGCCAAGGCGCAGACCAAGGCCAAGGCTGCCGTGAAGGAACTCGAAGACCTGCTCGATGCGCTGAAGGATCGTCAGTCCGATACCCGCAGCTACATTCTGCAACTCAAGCGCGATGCCCAGGAAAGCCTGAAACTGGCCCAGGGTGTCGGTCGTGTTCAAGAGGCTGTCGGCAAGGCGTTGTCCCTGCGTTCGGCCAAACCTGCAGCGGCGCCTGCGAAAAAAGCGGCCGCCAAACCTGCTGCGAAAGCACCGGCTAAAGCTCCTGCCAAAGCCCCTGCAAAAGCGCCAGTGAAAGCCGCCGCAAAACCAGCCGCGAAGAAACCCGCAGCAGCCAGCGCTGTCAAACCTGCGGCTAAAACCACAGCGGCCAAACCAGCTGCCGCCAAACCGGCTGCTGCAAAACCAGCCGCCAAACCTGCGGCGAAAACCGCTGCTGCAAAAGCGGCTCCGGCAAGAACTGCTGCTGCAAAACCTGCTGCCAAGCCAGCCACCAAAGTGGCCGCTAAACCGGCAGCAAAGCCAGCAGCAAAACCAGCCGTTAAAGCCGCCGCTAAACCAGCTGCCAAAACTGCTGCTGCCAAGCCTGCGGCGAAAACCGCTGCCAAACCGGTTGCTGCCAAACCTGCAGCCAAAGCAGCAGCCAAGCCAGCGGTAAAAGCGGCGGCCAAACCCGCTGCAAAACCAGCCGCCAGACCGGCTGCCGCTGCCAAGCCTGCAACGACCGCAGCCAAGCCAGCGACCGCCGCTAAACCGGCCGCCAAGCCAGCAGCGAAAACCGCTGCAAAACCTGCGGTGAAAAAACCTGCCGCTGCCAAGCCAGCAGTAAAACCGGCCACTGCTCCTGCCGCCAAACCCGCTGCGCCAGCAACCCCGGCTGCGACCGCAGCACCGGCATCCGCCGCCACTACCTCGACCACCGCAACCACGCCATCCCCGGCGCCGGTGTCGAGCGTCGCCAGCAACCCGTCCAGCGCTTCCTAA
- a CDS encoding FKBP-type peptidyl-prolyl cis-trans isomerase, which yields MSRYLFLSLCMIFSVAQADEKTTANDAHDLAYSLGASLGERLRQEVPQLQIQALIEGLQQAYQGKPLALSEARIEQILADHESQTAEQAAMPSTEAAMENERRFLSAEKAKPGVKELADGILLTELTPGNGTKAGPDGKVQVLYIGRLPDGTVFDQNSQPQWFNLDSVIAGWRTALQNMPVGAKWRLVIPSDQAYGADGAGDLIAPFTPLVFEVELRGATS from the coding sequence ATGTCGCGCTACCTTTTTTTATCCCTCTGCATGATTTTTTCCGTGGCTCAGGCCGACGAAAAAACCACCGCGAACGATGCCCACGATCTGGCTTACAGCCTCGGCGCCAGCCTCGGTGAACGGCTGCGTCAGGAAGTGCCGCAGCTACAGATCCAGGCATTGATCGAAGGTCTGCAACAGGCCTATCAAGGCAAGCCACTGGCACTGAGTGAAGCACGCATCGAGCAGATCCTAGCCGATCACGAATCGCAGACCGCCGAGCAGGCAGCCATGCCTTCGACTGAAGCGGCGATGGAAAACGAGCGCCGTTTTCTCAGCGCCGAAAAAGCCAAGCCGGGTGTGAAGGAACTGGCCGACGGCATCCTGCTGACCGAACTGACGCCGGGGAATGGCACCAAGGCCGGGCCTGACGGGAAAGTGCAGGTGCTGTACATCGGTCGACTGCCCGACGGCACCGTGTTCGATCAGAACAGCCAGCCGCAGTGGTTCAATCTCGACAGCGTGATCGCCGGCTGGCGTACCGCGCTGCAGAACATGCCGGTCGGCGCGAAGTGGCGTCTGGTGATCCCATCGGACCAAGCGTACGGCGCTGACGGTGCCGGCGACTTGATCGCGCCATTCACACCGCTGGTGTTCGAAGTGGAATTGCGCGGCGCGACCAGTTGA
- a CDS encoding Rsd/AlgQ family anti-sigma factor, giving the protein MLESCQNAQERWGGVHLLIDRWLQEREELIAAYDKLGAKPQALSEDRKPLQEFCGVLVDYVSAGHFEIYEQLTGEAKAFNDKRGLELAETIYPRIDVITEKLLAFNDLCDEGKCVAEKFKELGGLLHERFELEDCLIEVLHTAHKEEDSVQA; this is encoded by the coding sequence ATGCTCGAAAGTTGTCAGAATGCTCAGGAACGTTGGGGTGGAGTTCATCTGCTGATCGACCGCTGGCTGCAGGAGCGTGAGGAATTGATCGCTGCCTATGACAAGCTGGGCGCCAAACCTCAGGCGCTGTCCGAGGATCGAAAGCCCTTGCAGGAATTCTGCGGTGTGCTGGTCGATTACGTCTCGGCCGGGCACTTCGAGATCTACGAACAGCTGACGGGCGAGGCCAAGGCCTTCAACGACAAGCGCGGCCTGGAGCTGGCCGAGACGATCTATCCGCGGATCGATGTCATCACCGAAAAGCTGCTCGCGTTCAACGACCTTTGCGATGAAGGCAAATGCGTTGCGGAGAAATTCAAGGAGCTGGGCGGCCTGCTCCACGAGCGCTTCGAACTGGAAGACTGCCTGATCGAAGTGCTGCATACCGCACACAAGGAAGAGGATTCGGTTCAGGCCTGA
- a CDS encoding disulfide bond formation protein B: MSLACSRSLFFMAFTAGILALGASYYLEYAIGLVPCSLCLVQRLFMSALTVFCGVAAIHGPQRFGLSLYWIMVLLSSLGGTTAAWRQVLLQSDSLQRLAHCTPDPQEMFSSLPWLCALMRMFNDTADCTELSWTLFDLSIPEWSLLFFVGMSILAAYQLLRQVWMALQQPLSGQPSHPALVRD, encoded by the coding sequence ATGTCGTTGGCCTGCTCACGTTCCCTGTTCTTTATGGCTTTCACTGCGGGGATTCTGGCCCTGGGAGCTTCCTATTACCTCGAATACGCGATCGGTCTGGTGCCCTGCAGTCTGTGCCTGGTCCAGCGTCTGTTCATGAGCGCACTCACCGTTTTTTGTGGTGTGGCGGCGATCCATGGACCACAGCGTTTCGGTCTGTCGCTGTATTGGATAATGGTGTTGCTGAGCAGTCTCGGCGGTACGACGGCGGCGTGGCGACAGGTGTTGTTGCAAAGCGATTCGTTGCAGAGACTGGCGCATTGCACGCCCGATCCGCAGGAAATGTTCAGCAGCCTGCCATGGTTATGCGCACTGATGCGGATGTTCAACGACACTGCCGATTGCACGGAATTGTCCTGGACGCTGTTCGACCTGAGTATTCCGGAGTGGAGCTTGCTGTTTTTCGTGGGGATGTCGATCCTGGCCGCTTACCAGTTGCTGCGGCAGGTCTGGATGGCTCTCCAGCAACCGCTCAGCGGCCAACCGTCGCACCCGGCGCTGGTCAGGGATTAA
- a CDS encoding heme biosynthesis protein HemY: MKRLYVIVFLVIAATAALGLAIAEHSGYVLVAYKSFRYESSLWATLAVVAALWLLVWGIKALVELVLTSGGVVNPWSRRNRSRRVQVAIEHGQLDLAEGRWASAQRHLYRAAEAERQPLLYYLGAARAANEQGNYEESDRLLERALERQPQAELAIALSHAQLQTDRGDTDGALVTLQAMHERHPHNVQTLRQLQRLHQQRGDWSAVIRLLPELRKDKVLPPAELTELERRAWGENLSLAAHREEDGAVGLQSLNRAWQQLTSAQRQEPALVLAYAEQLRQLGAQVEAEELLRTALKRKYDSHLARLYGLVRGSDPARQLQTAEGWLKDHPGDASLLLTLGRLCLQASLWGKARDYLESSLRVQRNPEACAELARLLARLGDTERSNLLFQEGLGLLDERLLAAPLPVAVRA, from the coding sequence ATGAAGCGCCTGTATGTGATCGTGTTTCTGGTGATCGCCGCAACGGCAGCGCTGGGGCTGGCGATTGCCGAGCATTCCGGTTACGTGCTGGTCGCCTACAAAAGCTTTCGTTATGAATCGAGCCTGTGGGCGACCCTGGCGGTGGTGGCGGCGCTGTGGCTGCTGGTCTGGGGCATCAAGGCGCTGGTCGAGCTGGTGCTGACCTCCGGCGGCGTGGTCAACCCATGGTCGCGGCGTAACCGCAGTCGTCGTGTGCAAGTGGCGATCGAGCACGGTCAACTCGATCTTGCCGAAGGTCGCTGGGCCAGTGCTCAGCGTCACCTTTACCGGGCCGCTGAAGCCGAGCGCCAGCCGTTGCTCTATTACCTGGGGGCCGCACGCGCCGCCAACGAACAGGGTAATTACGAGGAAAGCGATCGTCTGCTGGAGCGTGCCCTCGAGCGTCAGCCGCAGGCCGAACTGGCGATCGCCCTCAGCCATGCGCAGTTGCAGACCGATCGTGGCGATACCGATGGGGCGCTGGTCACCTTGCAGGCAATGCACGAACGCCATCCGCACAATGTCCAGACCCTGCGTCAGCTGCAGCGTCTGCATCAGCAGCGCGGAGACTGGTCGGCCGTAATCCGGCTGTTGCCGGAATTGCGCAAGGACAAAGTCCTGCCGCCGGCCGAGCTGACCGAACTCGAGCGTCGCGCCTGGGGGGAGAACCTGTCCCTGGCGGCTCATCGCGAAGAAGATGGGGCGGTTGGTTTGCAGTCGCTCAACCGCGCCTGGCAGCAACTGACGTCTGCCCAGCGCCAGGAGCCGGCGCTGGTGCTGGCCTACGCCGAGCAACTGCGCCAACTGGGTGCTCAGGTCGAGGCAGAAGAGCTGCTGCGCACGGCGCTCAAGCGCAAATACGACAGCCATCTGGCGCGTCTTTACGGTCTGGTGCGCGGCAGCGATCCGGCGCGTCAGTTGCAGACGGCTGAGGGTTGGCTCAAAGATCACCCGGGCGATGCCAGCCTGTTGCTGACGCTGGGCCGCCTGTGTCTGCAAGCCAGTCTTTGGGGCAAGGCTCGGGATTATCTGGAAAGCAGTCTGCGGGTGCAGCGCAATCCGGAAGCGTGCGCCGAGTTGGCGCGTCTGCTGGCCCGGCTCGGCGACACCGAACGCAGCAACCTGCTGTTCCAGGAAGGGCTTGGACTGTTGGACGAACGTTTGCTGGCCGCGCCATTGCCCGTAGCCGTTCGAGCGTGA
- a CDS encoding uroporphyrinogen-III C-methyltransferase yields the protein MSETALPKDDVQPVIDAPVDAPPPAAEPRRGNGLAILALLLGAAGVAVGGWGVWQVRHLQTSTQNQLSQVQALNDQAQTLKLNEQRLTERLGQLPGADELADRQRLVTQLQGDQQRLNQRLETVLGASRKDWRLAEAEHLLRLASLRLSALQDISSAQALVQGADEILREQNDPGSFAAREQVAKTLVALRSTAQPDRTGLFLRLGALRDQVVGLTELAPEYKDRGDSLLGLTSDGDGASRWALWWDQISRYIRIDFNADKNVRPLLAGQSLSQVRLALSLSLEQAQWAALNGQAPVYTQALAEARDVLTGNFNPDNPQSKIMLEQVAELSKQPVTVNTPDLAGTLSAVQAYLERRNINAEESVKPFAKPAASTAQEATP from the coding sequence GTGAGCGAAACAGCCTTGCCTAAAGATGACGTTCAACCTGTGATCGATGCACCGGTTGATGCACCGCCACCGGCCGCGGAACCGCGCCGAGGCAACGGATTGGCCATTCTCGCGCTGCTGCTCGGCGCCGCCGGTGTTGCGGTGGGTGGCTGGGGTGTCTGGCAGGTGCGACACCTGCAGACCAGCACTCAGAATCAGTTGAGTCAGGTTCAGGCGTTGAACGATCAGGCCCAGACCCTGAAACTCAACGAGCAACGACTGACCGAGCGCCTCGGGCAATTGCCCGGCGCCGACGAACTTGCCGATCGCCAGCGTCTCGTGACCCAGCTACAGGGCGATCAACAGCGCCTCAATCAACGTCTGGAAACCGTCCTCGGCGCCAGCCGCAAGGACTGGCGCCTGGCCGAGGCCGAGCACTTGCTGCGTCTGGCCAGCCTGCGCCTTTCTGCCCTGCAGGACATCAGCAGCGCCCAGGCGCTGGTCCAGGGTGCCGACGAAATCCTGCGCGAGCAGAATGATCCCGGCTCGTTCGCCGCCCGCGAGCAAGTGGCGAAAACCCTGGTAGCGCTGCGCAGTACCGCGCAGCCGGACCGCACCGGGCTGTTCCTGCGACTGGGCGCCTTGCGTGATCAGGTCGTCGGCCTCACCGAGCTGGCGCCGGAATACAAGGATCGCGGCGATTCGCTGCTGGGCCTGACCTCCGATGGCGACGGCGCCAGTCGCTGGGCGCTGTGGTGGGATCAGATCTCGCGCTACATCCGTATCGATTTCAACGCGGACAAAAACGTCCGGCCGCTGCTCGCCGGCCAAAGCCTGAGCCAGGTGCGTCTGGCCCTGAGCCTTTCGCTCGAGCAGGCGCAATGGGCCGCGCTCAACGGTCAGGCGCCGGTGTACACCCAGGCCCTGGCCGAAGCGCGTGACGTCCTTACGGGCAACTTCAATCCGGACAACCCGCAGAGCAAAATCATGCTCGAGCAGGTCGCGGAATTGAGCAAGCAACCGGTTACTGTCAACACGCCGGATCTCGCCGGAACCTTGAGCGCGGTGCAGGCGTATCTCGAGCGTCGCAACATCAACGCCGAAGAGTCGGTGAAACCTTTTGCCAAGCCGGCCGCCAGCACCGCGCAGGAGGCGACACCATGA
- a CDS encoding uroporphyrinogen-III synthase, translating into MTAWRLLLTRPAEDCSALAAVLADEGIFSSCLPLLEIAPLPVSDTMRRTITRLPRYRAVIVVSKPAARIAVDLLDALSLATPSMPWFSVGAATAAILRDRGLDVSFPEAGDDSEALLRLPRLLEAVAEPGSQVLILRGEGGRELLAERLRALGASVEYLELYRRDLPDYPPQKLPRRIAAERLNGLVVSSGQGFEHLRQLAGDSWPALAQLPLFVPSPRVAEQASAAGARTVVDCRGASAAALLTALREHPVPVL; encoded by the coding sequence GTGACCGCCTGGCGCCTGCTGCTGACGCGCCCGGCGGAGGACTGTTCGGCGCTCGCCGCCGTGCTGGCCGATGAAGGGATTTTCAGCAGCTGTCTGCCGCTTTTGGAAATCGCGCCACTGCCGGTCTCTGACACAATGCGCCGCACGATCACGCGACTGCCGCGTTACCGCGCGGTGATCGTGGTCAGCAAGCCGGCCGCGCGGATCGCGGTGGATTTGCTCGACGCTCTGAGTCTGGCGACTCCATCGATGCCGTGGTTCAGCGTCGGCGCGGCGACCGCCGCTATCCTTCGGGACCGGGGGCTGGATGTGAGCTTCCCGGAGGCCGGCGACGACAGTGAAGCCTTACTGCGATTACCGCGTCTGCTGGAGGCGGTGGCCGAGCCCGGTTCGCAGGTGTTGATCCTGCGCGGGGAGGGCGGACGCGAGCTGCTGGCCGAGCGCCTGCGCGCGCTTGGTGCTAGTGTCGAATATCTGGAGTTGTACCGTCGCGACCTGCCGGACTATCCGCCGCAGAAGCTGCCCCGCAGGATTGCAGCGGAACGCCTGAACGGCCTGGTGGTCAGCAGTGGACAGGGTTTCGAGCACCTGCGCCAACTGGCCGGCGACAGCTGGCCTGCACTTGCGCAGTTGCCGTTGTTTGTTCCAAGCCCAAGGGTTGCCGAGCAGGCCAGTGCCGCCGGGGCCCGAACAGTTGTGGATTGTCGTGGCGCCAGCGCCGCGGCCTTGCTGACGGCGTTACGGGAGCATCCCGTGCCCGTTCTCTAA
- the hemC gene encoding hydroxymethylbilane synthase, with amino-acid sequence MSSREIRIATRKSALALWQAEYVKARLEAAHPGLLVTLVPMVSRGDKLLDSPLSKIGGKGLFVKELETALLENEADIAVHSMKDVPMDFPEGLGLFCICEREDPRDAFVSNTWSSLDALPAGSIVGTSSLRRQAQLLTRRPDLEIRFLRGNVNTRLAKLDAGEYDAIILAAAGLIRLGFEDRITSAISVDDSLPAGGQGAVGIECRSVDSEIHALLAPLHHADTADRVTAERALNKHLNGGCQVPIACYAVLEGDQLWLRGLVGEPSGGRLLSAQARAPRAAARTLGVQVAEDLLSQGADDILKAVYGEAGHE; translated from the coding sequence ATGTCCTCTCGCGAAATCCGCATCGCCACCCGCAAAAGTGCTCTGGCCCTCTGGCAGGCCGAATACGTCAAAGCCCGTCTGGAAGCAGCCCACCCGGGCCTGCTGGTGACGCTGGTGCCCATGGTCAGTCGCGGTGACAAGCTGCTTGATTCGCCCCTGTCGAAAATCGGCGGCAAGGGCCTGTTCGTCAAGGAACTGGAAACCGCGTTGCTGGAAAACGAAGCCGACATCGCCGTGCATTCGATGAAAGACGTTCCGATGGATTTCCCCGAAGGCCTCGGTCTGTTCTGCATCTGCGAGCGCGAAGATCCCCGTGACGCGTTTGTCTCCAATACCTGGTCCAGCCTCGATGCGTTGCCAGCCGGCAGCATCGTCGGCACCTCCAGCCTGCGCCGTCAGGCGCAGTTGCTGACGCGCCGTCCGGATCTCGAAATCCGCTTCCTGCGCGGCAACGTCAACACCCGTCTGGCCAAGCTCGACGCCGGCGAGTACGACGCGATCATCCTCGCGGCAGCCGGTCTGATCCGCCTCGGCTTCGAAGACCGCATCACCTCGGCCATCAGCGTCGACGACAGCCTGCCGGCCGGTGGCCAGGGCGCCGTCGGTATCGAGTGCCGCAGCGTCGACAGTGAAATCCACGCCTTGCTCGCGCCCCTGCATCACGCCGATACCGCTGACCGTGTCACGGCCGAGCGTGCCCTCAACAAACATCTGAATGGCGGCTGCCAGGTGCCGATCGCGTGCTACGCCGTGCTCGAAGGCGATCAGTTGTGGCTGCGGGGGCTGGTGGGCGAACCGAGCGGCGGCAGGCTGCTCAGCGCACAGGCTCGCGCACCGCGTGCGGCAGCCCGGACGCTGGGCGTGCAGGTTGCCGAAGACCTGCTGAGCCAGGGGGCGGACGATATTCTCAAGGCAGTCTACGGCGAGGCAGGTCACGAGTGA
- a CDS encoding LytR/AlgR family response regulator transcription factor: MNVLIVDDEPLARERLSRMVSELEGYTVLEPSATNGEEALALIDSHKPDIVLLDIRMPGLDGLQVAARLCERETPPAVVFCAGPDEFAVEALQASAVGYVVKPVRTEHLHDALKRAERPNRAQLSALTRPAAESGNGPRSHISARTRKGIELIPLDQVVYFIADHKYVTLRHEGGEVLLDEPLKALEDEFGERFVRIHRNALVARDRIERLQRTPLGHFQLFLKGLNGDALIVSRRHVAGVRKMMQGL, encoded by the coding sequence ATGAATGTCCTGATCGTTGATGACGAACCACTGGCCCGCGAGCGCCTCAGCCGAATGGTGAGCGAGCTCGAGGGCTACACAGTCCTGGAGCCCAGCGCCACCAATGGCGAAGAGGCGTTGGCGCTGATCGACAGCCACAAGCCGGATATCGTGCTGCTCGATATCCGCATGCCGGGCCTCGATGGCCTGCAGGTGGCTGCCCGTCTGTGCGAACGCGAAACCCCGCCGGCCGTGGTGTTTTGCGCAGGTCCCGATGAATTTGCCGTGGAAGCCCTGCAGGCCAGCGCCGTGGGCTATGTGGTGAAACCCGTGCGAACCGAACATCTGCATGACGCCCTGAAACGGGCTGAACGTCCCAACCGGGCCCAGCTCTCGGCCCTGACCCGTCCAGCCGCCGAAAGCGGTAACGGCCCGCGCAGTCACATCAGCGCCCGAACTCGCAAAGGCATCGAACTGATCCCGCTGGATCAGGTGGTTTATTTCATTGCCGACCACAAATACGTGACGTTGCGTCACGAGGGTGGCGAAGTCCTTCTGGATGAACCACTCAAAGCGCTGGAAGACGAATTCGGCGAACGCTTCGTGCGGATCCACCGCAACGCGCTGGTCGCCCGCGACCGCATCGAGCGACTGCAACGCACTCCGCTGGGCCACTTCCAGTTGTTCCTGAAAGGACTGAACGGTGACGCGCTGATCGTCAGCCGTCGACATGTGGCGGGCGTGCGCAAAATGATGCAGGGGCTTTAG
- the argH gene encoding argininosuccinate lyase, with translation MSTDKTNQSWGGRFSEPVDAFVARFTASVTFDQRLYRHDIMGSIAHATMLAKVGVLTDAERDSIIDGLKTIQGEIEAGQFDWRVDLEDVHMNIEARLTDRIGVTGKKLHTGRSRNDQVATDIRLWLRDEIDLILSEITRLQKGLLEQAEREAASIMPGFTHLQTAQPVTFGHHMLAWFEMLSRDYERLVDCRKRTNRMPLGSAALAGTTYPIDREYTAQLLGFDAVGGNSLDNVSDRDFAIEFCSAASIAMMHLSRFSEELVLWTSAQFQFIDLPDRFCTGSSIMPQKKNPDVPELVRGKTGRVFGALMGLLTLMKGQPLAYNKDNQEDKEPLFDAADTLRDSLRAFADMIPAIKPKHAIMREAALRGFSTATDLADYLVRRGLPFRDCHEIVGHAVKYGVDTGKDLAEMSLEELRQFSDQIEQDVFAVLTLEGSVNARDHIGGTAPAQVKAAVVRGQALIASR, from the coding sequence ATGAGCACTGACAAGACCAATCAGTCCTGGGGCGGCCGCTTCAGTGAACCCGTCGACGCCTTCGTCGCCCGCTTCACCGCCTCCGTCACTTTCGACCAGCGCCTGTATCGCCACGACATCATGGGCTCGATCGCCCACGCCACCATGCTGGCCAAGGTCGGCGTGCTGACGGATGCCGAGCGCGACAGCATCATCGATGGCCTGAAGACCATCCAGGGCGAAATCGAGGCCGGCCAGTTCGACTGGCGCGTCGACCTCGAAGACGTGCACATGAACATCGAAGCACGCCTGACCGACCGCATCGGCGTCACCGGCAAGAAGCTGCACACCGGCCGCAGCCGCAACGACCAGGTCGCCACCGACATCCGCCTGTGGCTGCGTGACGAGATCGACCTGATCCTGAGCGAAATCACCCGCCTGCAAAAAGGCCTGCTGGAGCAGGCCGAGCGCGAAGCCGCGAGCATCATGCCGGGCTTCACCCACCTGCAGACCGCCCAGCCTGTGACCTTCGGGCACCACATGCTAGCCTGGTTCGAAATGCTCAGCCGCGACTACGAGCGTCTGGTCGACTGCCGCAAACGCACCAACCGCATGCCGCTGGGCAGCGCCGCGCTGGCCGGCACCACTTACCCGATCGACCGCGAATACACCGCGCAACTGCTGGGCTTCGACGCCGTCGGCGGCAACTCGCTGGACAACGTGTCCGACCGTGACTTCGCCATCGAATTCTGCTCGGCCGCCAGCATCGCGATGATGCACCTGTCGCGTTTCTCTGAAGAGCTGGTGCTGTGGACCAGCGCGCAGTTCCAGTTCATCGATCTGCCGGACCGTTTCTGCACCGGCAGCTCGATCATGCCGCAAAAGAAAAACCCGGACGTGCCCGAGCTGGTACGTGGCAAGACCGGTCGTGTGTTCGGTGCCCTGATGGGCCTGCTGACCCTGATGAAAGGCCAGCCTCTGGCCTACAACAAGGACAACCAGGAAGACAAGGAGCCGCTGTTCGACGCCGCCGACACCCTGCGCGACTCGCTGCGGGCCTTTGCCGACATGATCCCGGCGATCAAGCCAAAGCACGCCATCATGCGCGAAGCGGCGCTGCGCGGTTTCTCCACCGCCACCGATCTGGCCGACTACCTGGTACGCCGCGGCCTGCCGTTCCGTGATTGCCACGAGATCGTCGGCCACGCCGTGAAGTACGGCGTCGACACCGGCAAGGATCTGGCAGAAATGAGCCTGGAAGAACTGCGTCAGTTCAGCGACCAGATCGAGCAGGACGTGTTTGCCGTGCTGACCCTGGAAGGCTCGGTGAATGCCCGTGACCACATCGGCGGCACTGCGCCGGCGCAGGTCAAGGCTGCCGTGGTTCGTGGTCAGGCGCTGATCGCCAGCCGCTAA
- a CDS encoding glutathione S-transferase, producing MFKLYGFSVSNYYNMVKLALLEKGLPFEEVTFYPTPTPESLAISPRGKVPVLGAEGGYINETMVMLEYLESSQQGVPLLPTEPFARAQVLAVAKEIELYIELPARACYGEAFFGTALPEAIKEKTKAELLLGFAALGRHGKFAPYVAGDTLSIADLYFLYSVPLAAAVGHKLFGLDLLAEMPKAKALLERLEQNAHVQKIAADKDAAMPAFLAMIAAKK from the coding sequence ATGTTCAAGCTCTATGGATTCTCCGTCAGCAACTACTACAACATGGTCAAACTGGCGCTGCTGGAAAAAGGCCTGCCGTTCGAAGAGGTCACGTTCTACCCGACGCCAACGCCTGAATCCCTGGCCATCAGCCCGCGCGGCAAGGTGCCGGTGCTGGGGGCTGAAGGCGGGTACATCAACGAAACGATGGTGATGCTCGAATACCTCGAAAGCAGTCAGCAGGGTGTCCCGCTGTTGCCGACCGAGCCGTTTGCCCGCGCCCAGGTGCTGGCGGTGGCCAAGGAAATCGAGCTGTATATCGAGTTGCCGGCCCGTGCCTGTTACGGCGAAGCGTTTTTCGGTACGGCGCTGCCGGAGGCGATCAAGGAGAAAACCAAGGCTGAATTGCTGCTGGGCTTTGCGGCGCTGGGGCGTCACGGCAAATTCGCCCCGTATGTGGCGGGTGACACCCTGAGCATTGCGGACTTGTACTTCCTCTACAGCGTGCCGCTGGCGGCTGCCGTGGGGCACAAGCTGTTCGGTCTGGATTTGCTGGCGGAGATGCCGAAGGCCAAGGCGCTGCTGGAGCGACTTGAGCAGAATGCGCACGTGCAGAAGATTGCCGCGGACAAGGATGCGGCGATGCCGGCGTTTTTGGCGATGATCGCAGCCAAAAAGTAG
- a CDS encoding TIGR02647 family protein, whose protein sequence is MSLTPELVAELEVLALFNLDSSQEGLKIHQTAAPKHIAAAQRLFEKELTDQPDGGYLTSLGRDAAQNVQTVLTILKEQQTA, encoded by the coding sequence ATGTCGCTTACCCCTGAGTTGGTTGCCGAACTGGAAGTCCTCGCACTCTTCAACCTGGACAGTTCCCAGGAAGGTCTGAAAATTCATCAGACCGCTGCCCCGAAGCACATTGCTGCTGCCCAACGCCTTTTTGAAAAAGAACTGACAGACCAGCCTGATGGCGGTTACCTGACCAGCCTCGGTCGCGATGCTGCACAAAACGTGCAAACCGTACTGACGATTCTCAAAGAGCAACAAACCGCCTGA